A window from Dunckerocampus dactyliophorus isolate RoL2022-P2 chromosome 15, RoL_Ddac_1.1, whole genome shotgun sequence encodes these proteins:
- the mybpc1 gene encoding myosin-binding protein C, slow-type isoform X2 has protein sequence MPEPTKKDETPNGQPEDSNGAPPTPEITLEVSPPPDDDAVAATSPPPTPHAVRSDIYSGKYEDANSLKKLSIELPNDSVPVTAMGRKDSVWSLGESQPPEELDKPIETPPLSTLLTEKPQSGTVAVGGDITFVAKVEAKDLLRKPTIKWFKGKWMDLASKTGKHLQLKETFDRVTKVHTFEMHIIKAKENYAGNYRCEVTYKDKFDSCSFDLEVKEAGTSHNIDIRSAFKRREHKQQDDTPEVDVWEILKNARPDEYEKIAFMYGITDLRGLLRRMKKIPKEEKKSEAFAKKLDPAYQADKGGKIRLVVDLADPTVDLKWYKNGQEIRPSPKYIFEHKGTQRIMVINNCTLNDDAAYSVAAGDEKCSTELFVKELPVKIVKGIEPVKTTVNERIELECEVSEEGAQVKWMKNGVEIPTGVRSRYRVKCEGTKHLLVIDDASLEDTGTYSIMATGGTSEAHIQVDLKPLKIHQDLQDIKVMLGQPLKLHCEIYPGNVPGRWYRNGQLIQANDRINIIHKNKVHELSVETSSLHDSGDYTFVPEGYSQSLSAKVHVIDPPRVHLEGLNFPENTVTIVAGNKLRLEIPISGEPAPRVVWMKGERVILESGHRVRAETYVDQTSLTIEITEREDTGNYKIVLQNEAGEATASIKLKVVDIPDAPDAPLVPVIGGDWCSMTWEIPKYDGGSPILGYFIERKKKQSSRWMRINFDLIKETSYEPKKMIEGVPYEVRIFAVNAIGVSKPSEPSKAFTPLAVTSEPTMLVVDDVTDTTVTVKWRPPETIGAAGLDGYLVEYCLEGTEDWKAANDELVEKTKYTITGLTPGSKILVRVKAINAAGASAPRTIQHSILVKEVIEPPKIRVPRHLKQTYTRRVGEAVNIVVPFMGKPRPKVTWLKDGKPIDPAHVSIRNTDCDSIIFIRKAERSHSGKYDMKVQVENHVDTAVMDIQIIDLPGPPQCVTIEDVWGENVALSWTPPRDNGNAQITGYTIQKADKKTMEWYTCIQHYHRTFIAITELVVGNEYYFRVFSENMCGLSESATQTKKSALIVKEGMQVKIPEYNDHDFNEAPKFTQPLINTFAIAGYNATLNCSVRANPKPKVTWMKNKITILDDPRYRMFSNQGVCTLEIRKPSPYDGGMYTCKAINDLGEAQVECKLEVKGGFTFYELMQRGVPLHLIDKYMNETKVVEQDK, from the exons ATGCCAGAGCCCACAAAGAAAG ATGAGACGCCAAACGGCCAGCCAGAAG ATAGTAATGGTGCCCCGCCCACACCTGAGATTACCCTGGAGGTGTCTCCACCCCCAG ATGATGACGCTGTTGCAGCCACTAGTCCGCCCCCAACACCTCATGCAG TCCGGAGCGACATAtactccggaaaatacg AAGATGCCAATTCTCTCAAGAAACTCTCAATTGAGCTGCCTA ATGATAGCGTCCCTGTTACAGCCATGGGGAGAAAAGACTCAG TCTGGTCTTTGGGAGAGTCCCAGCCCCCCGAGGAACTGGACAAGCCCATTGAGACCCCACCGCTGTCCACCCTGCTCACGGAGAAACCCCAGAGCGGCACAGTGGCCGTCG GTGGGGACATCACCTTTGTTGCAAAGGTGGAGGCCAAAGATCTTCTCCGCAAACCCACTATCAAATGGTTTAAGGGGAAGTGGATGGACTTGGCCAGCAAGACGGGGAAGCACTTGCAGCTCAAGGAGACCTTTGACCGTGTCACCAAG GTCCACACGTTTGAGATGCACATCATCAAGGCCAAAGAGAATTATGCGGGCAATTACAGGTGCGAGGTGACCTACAAGGACAAGTTTGACAGCTGCTCCTTTGACCTGGAAGTGAAAG AGGCCGGAACGTCACACAATATTGACATCAGATCAGCTTTCAAAAGGAG GGAGCATAAGCAGCAGGACGACACCCCAGAGGTGGACGTGTGGGAGATTCTGAAGAACGCCCGCCCTGACGAGTACGAGAAGATTGCGTTCATGTATGGCATCACAGATCTGAGAGGCCTGTTGCGCAGAATGAAGAAAATCCCcaaagaggagaagaagagtGAAG CGTTTGCAAAGAAGCTGGATCCTGCTTATCAGGCCGATAAAGGAGGAAAGATCCGCCTTGTCGTGGACCTGGCTGACCCCACAGTCGACCTCAAGTGGTACAAAAATGGACAGGAAATCCGTCCAAGTCCCAA GTATATATTTGAGCACAAGGGCACGCAAAGAATTATGGTCATCAACAACTGCACCCTAAACGACGACGCCGCATATTCTGTGGCTGCAGGAGATGAGAAATGCTCCACAGAGCTCTTTGTCAAAG AGTTGCCAGTTAAGATTGTCAAAGGAATTGAGCCCGTGAAGACCACCGTGAATGAGCGGATCGAGCTGGAGTGTGAGGTGTCAGAGGAAGGTGCCCAGGTCAAATG GATGAAGAATGGTGTTGAGATCCCAACAGGGGTTCGATCCAGATATCGAGTCAAGTGCGAGGGAACAAAACACTTGCTGGTGATTGATGACGCTTCCTTGGAAGACACCGGGACATACTCCATCATGGCTACTGGTGGAACATCTGAGGCTCACATACAGGTTGACT TGAAACCACTGAAGATCCATCAGGACCTGCAGGACATCAAAGTGATGCTTGGTCAGCCTCTCAAGCTTCACTGTGAGATCTACCCGGGCAACGTCCCAGGCCGATGGTACAGGAACGGACAGCTAATCCAGGCCAATGACCGCATCAATATCATACACAAAAATAA GGTTCATGAACTTTCAGTTGAAACTAGCTCCCTTCATGACTCTGGAGATTACACCTTTGTACCTGAGGGCTACTCACAAAGCCTATCTGCTAAGGTTCATGTCATAG accCTCCAAGGGTACACCTGGAAGGCCTGAACTTCCCGGAAAACACTGTGACAATTGTAGCAGGAAACAAACTTCGCTTAGAGATCCCCATCAGTGGAGAACCAGCTCCCAGGGTGGTGTGGATGAAGGGGGAAAGG GTCATTCTTGAGTCCGGCCATCGTGTTCGAGCTGAAACTTATGTTGACCAGACGAGTCTGACAATTGAAATCACGGAGCGAGAGGACACAGGAAACTACAAAATAGTCCTTCAAAATGAGGCTGGTGAGGCCACAGccagcatcaaattaaaagttgTAG ATATCCCTGATGCTCCAGATGCTCCTTTGGTGCCTGTAATAGGAGGTGATTGGTGCTCTATGACATGGGAAATTCCCAAATATGATGGCGGTTCACCAATTTTAG gCTACttcattgagagaaaaaagaagcAGAGTTCACGATGGATGAGAATTAACTTTGACCTGATCAAGGAAACATCGTATGAGCCCAAGAAGATGATTGAAGGCGTGCCATATGAAGTGCGGATATTTGCAGTCAATGCCATCGGGGTGTCCAAGCCGAGTGAACCGTCCAAAGCGTTTACTCCCCTTG CTGTTACCAGTGAGCCCACTATGCTGGTTGTGGATGACGTGACTGACACAACAGTGACCGTGAAGTGGCGTCCACCTGAAACCATCGGAGCTGCTGGTCTTGATGGCTATTTAGTGGAGTACTGCCTTGAAGGAA CTGAAGACTGGAAAGCAGCTAACGATGAACTGGTAGAGAAGACCAAATACACCATCACAGGACTGACACCTGGGTCCAAAATTTTAGTTCGAGTCAAGGCCATCAATGCCGCTGGAGCCAGCGCGCCACGGACAATTCAGCACTCTATTCTTGTCAAAGAGGTTATCG AACCACCCAAGATCCGTGTCCCCCGACACCTGAAGCAAACTTATACCCGAAGAGTTGGAGAAGCGGTCAACATTGTGGTGCCCTTCATG GGCAAACCCAGGCCGAAGGTCACCTGGCTGAAGGATGGTAAACCCATAGATCCTGCCCATGTCAGCATCCGCAACACAGACTGCGATAGCATCATTTTCATCCGTAAAGCCGAGCGCAGCCACTCTGGGAAGTATGACATGAAGGTCCAGGTAGAAAACCACGTGGACACAGCAGTTATGGACATACAAATCATAG ACCTCCCTGGGCCGCCCCAGTGTGTGACAATTGAGGATGTATGGGGAGAAAATGTGGCTCTGAGCTGGACGCCCCCAAGAGATAATGGCAACGCACAGATAACAGGCTACACCATTCAGAAGGCAGACAAGAAGACAATG GAGTGGTACACATGCATCCAGCACTACCATCGCACCTTCATCGCCATCACTGAACTGGTGGTTGGGAACGAGTACTACTTCAGGGTCTTCTCAGAGAACATGTGTGGTCTTAGCGAATCGGCCACCCAAACCAAGAAAAGTGCCCTCATCGTCAAAGAGG GCATGCAGGTGAAAATTCCCGAGTACAATGACCACGACTTCAACGAGGCACCTAAGTTCACACAGCCGCTGATTAACACATTTGCCATCGCCGGCTACAACGCCACTCTCAACTGCAGTGTCCGCGCTAACCCGAAG CCCAAAGTGACCTGGATGAAGAACAAGATAACCATCCTTGATGACCCGCGATACCGCATGTTCAGCAACCAAGGAGTGTGCaccctggagatcaggaagccCAGCCCTTACGATGGCGGCATGTACACCTGCAAGGCCATCAACGACTTAGGAGAGGCCCAGGTGGAGTGTAAGCTGGAGGTTAAAG